The Desulfovibrio sp. G11 region GGGAAAAAGCTTAGCCTTCGGGAAGGGGCGGTAAGATTCTTTCTCGCAGGGCAGGCTTTTCTCCCTCATTGTGCGCCGCACAGGCGGCCTGAATAGCGAAAATAAAAAAACTGCCATACCAGCAGGGTCGCAAAATTTTTCCATAACGCCCAAGCTGTTCTCCTTGTCGCCCACCGTGCAGACGGCCCAATTAACGGACGAAGAAGTCCTCCTCGTGGCCCGCAGGATCCCAAAAAAAGCTTTAGGATACCGCGATCCTCGAACCTGACCACAGGGCAGTAAAACCCCTACAAGGCAATGCAGCGTTCCCGGGCGGGCGTGGGCGGCAGCACCGCAGCGGGCAGGCCATGGGACAACCGGTTCCAGCGGCGGGCCATGCTCAGCGCTTCCAGAGCCAGATTGCGCAAGATAAGGTAGCTTTCGGCCAAGTCATGACGGTCTGTATCAATAATGTGATCGGCGTGAAGCGGTTCGTCAAACCTGTCGGTAAGACCGCTCAGGCCCGGTACATGGGCTTGCCCGGCCATGGCGTACAATCCCCTTGTGTCTCGGTTGACCAGGGTTTGCAAAGAACAGCGCACCCACACCTCATGATACAGGGGCAGATTTTCGCGGTTTTTCTGACGCATGCCACTGTAAGGCGTTGTGGCCGCCACAACGCATACACGCCCTTGGGCATGGTGCTGCAGGGCCTGATCGCGCAGGGCGTTTATGGCGGTGATGCGCTCCCCGGGCGCGATGCCGTCAAGGCCCGCCCGACGGCAAAAATGGTCTTCATCAATAAACTCTGTCTCTACGCCCTGTCCTTCAAGGAACAGGCGCACAAGAGAACCCAGGGTGGTTTTGCCGCTGCCGGAAAGGCCCAACAGCCAGATCACGGGCGTCATGCGTACCTCGTTTGTTTGCGCATTGCAGTGGTGCGGCCGGGCCGCGCGGGAACGCCCGGAAAACTGCAATAATCCGGCCATGCAGAATAAGTCTTTTTATTATAGATAGATAAACGTCAAGCTCGCAGGAGAAGATGCTTTTTTGACGGTCAGGGGCGAGAAACAGCGGGGGAGGCGGCAAAAATATCCTGCAGCAACGAAAAAAGGGAGTCAGCATGCTGACTCCCTTTAAACATTCTGGCGGAGCGGAAGGGACTCGAACCCTCGGCCTCCGGCGTGACAGGCCGGCGTTATAACCGTCTTAACTACCGCTCCGGATTTGTGGTGGTGGGCAGTACAGGACTTGAACCTGTGGCCCCCGCCGTGTGAAGGCGGTGCTCTACCAGCTGAGCTAACTGCCCTCCCGGAGACACGTTTCTATGCAAAACCCACCGAAGAGTCAAGCGAAAAATAGGAAGTAAAAATTTTTTTACAGGAGAAAAAAATTAACATATTGATTTTATTTAATAAATTTTATTCTCCATAAATCCGGCACATTGATTGTCTTGCGCCGTGTCGGGTGGAGTGCTAGACCCTCCTGTAGCACCTCTGTACGGCGTCAGCCGGAGCCGCGCCCGCGGTAACGGTTGTCTTGCGGGGCTGAAAGGGGGGGTGACAGCAGTTTTTTTAGAGGCAATGTAATGAAACCCTTATGGATACGCCTTTGGGCGATATTTTTTTTCGGGCTGGCCGTATGCGCTGCACCGGGCGTTCAGGCCCGGGTGGTAGACGGCGGCAGCATCATGGATCAGCACATGCGCGAAAACCTGTGTGCGCTGACGTTTGACGATGGGCCTTCTGCCAATACGCCGCAGTTGCTGGACATGTTGAGCGAATATGGCATTCCGGCCACATTTTTTCTTTTGGGCAAGCAGGCCGAGCGGCATCCTGACCTCGTGCGGCGTATTCTGGCCGAAGGGCATGAGGTGGGTAACCACTCGTATTCGCATCCCAACCTGCGCATGCTTTCTCCAGAAAAGAAACTGCAGGAGATAGGGCAGACCGATGCCATCCTGCGCTCTCTCGGGGCCAGCCCTTCTTTTTTGCGGCCTCCTTACGGGGCTTATGACAATCATACGGTGAGTGTGGCCGAAAGTCTGGGCCTGGGCATCATGCTCTGGTCGCTGGACAGCCGCGACTGGAAAAGCCTGCCCGCCAACTACGCCACCCTGCGCAGTACCCGAGGCACTGTGTACGATACCGGCGCCTTGCGCGGCATTTTTCTGTTTCATGACACGCACAGGCGTACAGTCGAAGACCTGCCCCGTATCATCCGCGACCTGCGCGCCGGGGGGTGTCAGCGCTTTGTGACCGTGAGCGATTACCTTGACGGGCTGCTTGATCCGGAGCCGGGTATACTTATGACCCGACGCCCCACAGACAGCGCCCAGCCCGCCGTGGCAGACAAAAAGCCCGGCCGCCTCAAGGAGCAGTTTCAGGAAATGCCGCCCGAAAGCTACCCTGCAGGCACGGCGGCCTTGCCCCTGGCCCGCACGAGCCGCCCCTGGCGGTCTGGAAGCGGCGCGGCCGAGACGGGCAGGCCACCGGCCGCAGAGGTGGACCGGCAGGCTACCGGCGAAAACAGCGGTCCGGGGCATGACAGCAGTGTTCAGCCTACAACAGGAGCACCGGAAGCCGGCCTGCCTTTGGGCAGCTCTGTTTTCACGCCCGGTGCGGCTGCCGGTTCTGCGGACGCTTAGAGCAATTACCGCTTCAAATGATTGCTTAACGGTCGGCAAAGCTGCCTTACAAGGATTTCAAGTATGCAATGCTCTGCAACCGTCAGCGCTTGAAATCGTCTTTGGCGAATGGCTGGACGGTTGCAACACAGCGGGCTGATACCGTACTTTTGCTGTTCATTGTCCAGATGTTCGGTTGATGCTGTTGATGGGATCGCGCGCGCAGGGAGATTCCCGGGCGAGGCGGGATGTTTCCGCAGCGCAGACCACACCGGTGACTCCATACGAAGGCGATGAGAGCATGTTACCTGTTGTACGACTTTGAATATTTTTTATCTTTGCCATACCGGAAAAGCGCCCCGCAAGGGGCGCTTTTTTCATGGGCATGCCGTGTCTGCCGCTCATGGTCGTAAGCATCCGGCAAAGATGCGTGGTTTTGTCCGCGTTTCAGGACAGGCGGTTTTTAAAGTTCGCGTAGCCGAATTCCCGCAGCATGCGAAAATACATATCACCCGCGGCGTCCGGCCCGCAGATGCCGATGGAGGGCAGGCGCAGGCCGTTGAATGTGGTGGTCTTGACCATGCTGTAAATGGCCATGTCTTCGAAAACAAGGCGCTGCCCGGGCTTGAGGGGGGCGTCAAAGGAATATTCTCCGGCAACGTCGCCCGCCAGGCAGGACTTGCCCGCCAGGCGGCAGGTCCAGGCCTTTTGTCCGGCCTCTCCCGCGAGTACGGCGGCCCCGTCGTGCTCGTAGCGTACGCGCGGCCGGTAGGGCATTTCGATCACGTCGGGCATGTGGCAGGGAATGCCGATATCCAGAATGGCTATGGGCATATCGGCTTCGATGACGTCCAGCACGGTGGCTACAAGCCAGCCCGCGTCCAGAGCCACGGCTTCGCCCGGCTCAAGGTATATCTGGGCCTGGTAGCGGTCGCGCCACTGCGTCAGCAGGCGGCAGAGCAGGTCAAGGTCATAGCCCGGCTTGGTGATATGATGTCCGCCGCCCATGTTGATCCAGCGGCATTGGGGCAGCCACTGGCCGAAGTGGCTTTCCACGGCGGCCAGGGTGCGCTCAAGAGCGTCGGCCCCCTGCTCGCACAGGGTGTGAAAATGCAGGCCGGATATGCCCGTCATGGCTGTGGGGTCAAAATGTTTGCGGCGTATGCCCAGGCGTGATCCCGGGGCGCAGGGATTGTAAATTTCCACGGCGCCTTCGGAATGTTCGGGATTGATGCGCAGGCCGCACTGGATCTGCCTGTCGGGGCAACGGCCCTTGTTCCACATTGCAATGGCAGGGGCGAACTCGCGCCACTGGGCTGTGGAGTTGAACACGATGTGGTCGGTCAGGGTGAGCAGCTCCGCCATTTCGCGCCTGTTCCAGCCCGCGGCGAATGCGTGAACCTCGCCGCCGAATTCTTCACGGGCCAGTCGGGCCTCATCAACGGAGCTGGCGCAGGCCCCCCACAGCGGGCCGTGTCCCTTGAAGCGGGAAAGCAGCGGAAACGTTCCCCAGGCGGCGTAGCCCTTGAGGGCCAGAAGAATTTTTGCCCCGGTGCGCTCCTGTACACTGTTGAGTACGGCTGCATTGGCACTGAGCTGGTTTTCATCCAGCACAAAGCAGGGTGAGGGGATGCGGGCGGGATCAAAAAGGAGATGCTGGCAGTGCATGGGGATTCCTTTGGGCCGCCTGTGCAGCGGGCGGCAAGGGTGGAGCGTTACTACTTGAAATGTCCCAATCGCCTTTGTTCGGGTGTCTGCACGGTAGCGACATTGCGCAACGCGCAGGGATGGGATGGGACTTGTCCTTCGAGAGGGGAAACATCGGCCCTGCGGGCACGGGGCTTTTCAATTTTTGTTGTTTGGGGCGCCTGCGCGGCGGGCGGCAGATGGGGGCCTGTTAGGGGCTGCGCCCCTCCGAGGCCCCCTCTGCACTCCCCCCGGACCACCCCGCTGGGTTTTCCATCTTCCGTCACTGTGCGAGGGCTGCGCGTCTTTTGCTGCGGGAGCTTCCTCGCTTCGCTCGGTGATCTCCCTTCGCGCCGCGCAATGCCATCCGCCGCTTTCGTCTTGCATGAAAAATTCAGTGCCGTTTGGACATCGCAAACAGAAGGTTTACACTTGTTGCTGTATCCCGGTCTTCAGTCAGACGTAAAACGCGGTACGGGGCTTACGCCTTTGCTGTTTCCCGGTCAGGGGGCAAACTGTTGCCGGGGGCGGCGTCATAAAGAACCGAAGCCGACACGTCGGCGAGGTTCGTACGCAGCCGCCCCCGGAAAACCGTATTTACCAGTCAGGGTAGAACAGGGGGTGCTTCGGGGGGGATGCAAGGGGGGCCGAGAAGGGGGCGCAGCCCCATAACCGGCCCCACCTTGCCGCCCGCCGCGCAGGCGGCCAAGACAAAATCAGAAGAAAACCCCGTGCCCGCAGGGCGGCAAAAGCCCGCCGCGCAGGCGGCCAGAATGAAGAACAGGGAAAAAGTTTTCGTGCCCGCAGGGCATGTGTTTTCTTCCCGAAGGGCAAGCCCTTTCTCTCATTTCCCGGCCGCTCAGGCGTCCCCTTATATTTTTCCGGTCACATCCACGGACTGCCAGGGCAGGCCGTATGTACCCAGATCCTTCAGGAAGGGGTCGGGGTCAAACTGCTCCATATTCCACACGCCGGGCTTGCGCCACACGCCTTCGGCCACCATTTTGGAGCCGATCATGGCAGGCACGCCGGTGGTGTAGGAAATGGCCTGCGAGCCGACTTCGGCGTAGCATGCTTCGTGATCGCAGATGTTATAGATGTAAACGGTTTTTTCTTTGCCGTCCTTGACGCCGCGCATGAGGTCGCCAATGCAGGTCTTGCCCTTGGTCAGGGGGCCGAGGGAGGCAGGGTCGGGCAAAAGTTTGGACAGGAACTGGATGGGTACGATGTCCTGCCCCTGAAAGTTCACGGGATCAATGCGGGTCATACCCACATTGCCAAGTACCTTCAGGTGGTTGAGGTAGTTGTCTGAAAACGTCATCCAGAAGCGGGCGCGGCGCAGGCCCTTGAGGTTTTTGACCAGAGATTCCAGCTCTTCATGATACATGAGAAAGCATTTTTTGCTGCCGATGCCGCTGGGGAAGTCAAAGTTCATTGACCAGGACAGGGGGTCGGTTTCTACCCATTCGCCCCGTTCCCAGTAGCGGCCGCGCGCGGTGACCTCGCGGATGTTGATTTCGGGGTTGAAGTTGGTGGCAAAGGGCTGGCCGTGGTCGCCGGCATTGCAGTCGATGATGTCGAGCACATGCACTTCGTCCAGTTCGTGCTTCATGACCCAGGCGGCAAAGACGTTGGTCACGCCGGGGTCAAAGCCGGAACCGAGCAGGGCGGTAAGCCCGGCCTCGCGAAAGCGGTCGGCATAGGCCCACTGCCATTTGTATTCAAACTTGGCGGTGTCCAGCGGCTCATAGTTGGCGGTGTCCACATAATGAACGCCGCATTCAAGGCAGGCATCCATTATGTGCAGGTCCTGGTAGGGCAGGGCCACGTTGCACACAAGGTCGGGCTTGACGCTGCGGATAAGCTGGCAAAGCTCCGGCACGTTGTCCGCGTCCACCTTGGCGGTAGCCACGTCAACGCCGTAGCGGGCCTTTACGCTTTGCGCAATGGCATCGCAGCGGGAGACCGTGCGGCTGGCAAGGGTTATCTTGTTAAAAACGTCGCCGTTTGCGGCAACCTGGGCGCATTTGTGGACAACCACGCTCCCGACGCCACCCGCGCCGATGATAAGGATATTCGCCATAGCTCTTCCCTCTCCAGCAAGATAGGGGGTCAAAAGAAAATCCGTGCGGCTGCGCCGCCCGGTCACGTCCCATCACACAAAAAGCGCCTCGGCGCGGTCTGCCGCTTGCGGGCGCAAAGTCCGGCTATATGCCTGTAAAGGCCCAATCCGTCAACCGCATTGTTTGTACTGCCTTTTTCGTCGTTACCGCGGGCCTTCCCGGCTGGTATCGGGCGCGATCAGGTCGCCGTCCAGCAGCAGCACGTGGGCATGGCGGCCCGCCCTGCGGGCCTGGCTTGCAAGGTCACGGCCCCGCTCGCGGCAGGCCGGGCAGGCATGGCGCGGAACAAGCAGACACAGGGAGCGCGCCACGCGCTCCGAAGCCGTTTCGATACGGCCCAGCCCGGAGCAGTCCGGGCAGAGCCGCCAGGCTTCGTTCTGCCCTTCGCTGAGCATATCCGTATCATAAAAGACATGTTTTTGCCGCACCCACCAGCGGTCCTGCCCCTGGCCTTCCGCTTGCCCTTCTGACGGCGTGGCAGGAGGCTTGAAGTAACAGTCGCGCACTTCTTCGCACAGGCGGGCGATGTACTGCCCGACACTGGCGCTCTGCAGTGTGGATTCGGGCGACCAGCCCGGCTCGCGAACGTCCCCCGCGTCAATGCCTGCCAGCGCAAGGCAGATGCCCAGGTTCACATAGGGCAGGGCACCGCGTATGGCGTAGCCGCCCTCAAGCACGGCCACATGCGGGTTGAGCAGGCGCGTCAGGGCCGCATAGCCCTGTGCGGAAAGCTTCATGTTGGCCAGCGGGTCGGTGAAATGATTGTCCTGCCCGGCGGAATTGATAATGAAATCCGGCTTGAAGTCTTCAAGAATGGGCAGCACGGCGTGCTCGACCGCGTACAGATAGCCCGCGTCGCAGGTTTCTGGCGGCAGGGGTATGTTTATGGTGCGGCCCAGAGCGCCGGGGCCGCCGCATTCGTGCAGAAAGCCCGTGCCGGGGTACAGGGTGCGGCCGTCCTGATGCAGGGAGATGAAAAGGGTGTGCGGGTCGTTCCAGAATACGTCCTGCGTGCCGTCGCCGTGGTGCACGTCTGTATCCACAATGGCGATGCGCAGGGGGCGGCCGTCCGGATGCGGATAGTGGTCGCGGATGTATTCGGCCGTGACGGCTTCGTTGTTGATATTGCAGAAGCCCCGGTTGCCGTGCACCACGCGCATGGCATGATGTCCCGGTGGGCGCACCAGGGCAAAGGCGCGGTCTTCATGCCCGTCAAGCACAAGGCGAGCGGCGCGTAT contains the following coding sequences:
- a CDS encoding histone deacetylase family protein, with the protein product MTEQRAGQRPAAHSFDQAGAKAALRAARRLGVVFFPAFDWAISPTHPEREERLLYTRDQLVEEGLFDIPGITEYRPAFASHAQLERTHFCLPTTSAVSTDSHLAAAGGAIRAARLVLDGHEDRAFALVRPPGHHAMRVVHGNRGFCNINNEAVTAEYIRDHYPHPDGRPLRIAIVDTDVHHGDGTQDVFWNDPHTLFISLHQDGRTLYPGTGFLHECGGPGALGRTINIPLPPETCDAGYLYAVEHAVLPILEDFKPDFIINSAGQDNHFTDPLANMKLSAQGYAALTRLLNPHVAVLEGGYAIRGALPYVNLGICLALAGIDAGDVREPGWSPESTLQSASVGQYIARLCEEVRDCYFKPPATPSEGQAEGQGQDRWWVRQKHVFYDTDMLSEGQNEAWRLCPDCSGLGRIETASERVARSLCLLVPRHACPACRERGRDLASQARRAGRHAHVLLLDGDLIAPDTSREGPR
- a CDS encoding polysaccharide deacetylase family protein, with the protein product MKPLWIRLWAIFFFGLAVCAAPGVQARVVDGGSIMDQHMRENLCALTFDDGPSANTPQLLDMLSEYGIPATFFLLGKQAERHPDLVRRILAEGHEVGNHSYSHPNLRMLSPEKKLQEIGQTDAILRSLGASPSFLRPPYGAYDNHTVSVAESLGLGIMLWSLDSRDWKSLPANYATLRSTRGTVYDTGALRGIFLFHDTHRRTVEDLPRIIRDLRAGGCQRFVTVSDYLDGLLDPEPGILMTRRPTDSAQPAVADKKPGRLKEQFQEMPPESYPAGTAALPLARTSRPWRSGSGAAETGRPPAAEVDRQATGENSGPGHDSSVQPTTGAPEAGLPLGSSVFTPGAAAGSADA
- a CDS encoding saccharopine dehydrogenase family protein — translated: MANILIIGAGGVGSVVVHKCAQVAANGDVFNKITLASRTVSRCDAIAQSVKARYGVDVATAKVDADNVPELCQLIRSVKPDLVCNVALPYQDLHIMDACLECGVHYVDTANYEPLDTAKFEYKWQWAYADRFREAGLTALLGSGFDPGVTNVFAAWVMKHELDEVHVLDIIDCNAGDHGQPFATNFNPEINIREVTARGRYWERGEWVETDPLSWSMNFDFPSGIGSKKCFLMYHEELESLVKNLKGLRRARFWMTFSDNYLNHLKVLGNVGMTRIDPVNFQGQDIVPIQFLSKLLPDPASLGPLTKGKTCIGDLMRGVKDGKEKTVYIYNICDHEACYAEVGSQAISYTTGVPAMIGSKMVAEGVWRKPGVWNMEQFDPDPFLKDLGTYGLPWQSVDVTGKI
- the nspC gene encoding carboxynorspermidine decarboxylase, which gives rise to MHCQHLLFDPARIPSPCFVLDENQLSANAAVLNSVQERTGAKILLALKGYAAWGTFPLLSRFKGHGPLWGACASSVDEARLAREEFGGEVHAFAAGWNRREMAELLTLTDHIVFNSTAQWREFAPAIAMWNKGRCPDRQIQCGLRINPEHSEGAVEIYNPCAPGSRLGIRRKHFDPTAMTGISGLHFHTLCEQGADALERTLAAVESHFGQWLPQCRWINMGGGHHITKPGYDLDLLCRLLTQWRDRYQAQIYLEPGEAVALDAGWLVATVLDVIEADMPIAILDIGIPCHMPDVIEMPYRPRVRYEHDGAAVLAGEAGQKAWTCRLAGKSCLAGDVAGEYSFDAPLKPGQRLVFEDMAIYSMVKTTTFNGLRLPSIGICGPDAAGDMYFRMLREFGYANFKNRLS
- a CDS encoding adenylyl-sulfate kinase, encoding MTPVIWLLGLSGSGKTTLGSLVRLFLEGQGVETEFIDEDHFCRRAGLDGIAPGERITAINALRDQALQHHAQGRVCVVAATTPYSGMRQKNRENLPLYHEVWVRCSLQTLVNRDTRGLYAMAGQAHVPGLSGLTDRFDEPLHADHIIDTDRHDLAESYLILRNLALEALSMARRWNRLSHGLPAAVLPPTPARERCIAL